Genomic DNA from Telopea speciosissima isolate NSW1024214 ecotype Mountain lineage chromosome 2, Tspe_v1, whole genome shotgun sequence:
GTGACAAAACTCAAATACAAATTTTTAAGTCGGGTCTATTTGAGGTAAATTTGAATCTTAAGATGGTTCAATGTCTATTCAGAACTATGTTTCTCAATGTCTTAAGTTTGGTTCGTTTTCATCTTATTGCCTGTTTGATCCAATCTGATCAATATCTCACAGGGGATGCTCATCCAGATTCACTAATCACTACCAGATTCACTAATCACTACCTTTGCTGAAAAGTCAGGTTTGTCCTGTTTTTATCTCAATTTAACTCAGGCTTATCCAAATTAAATGGGATCATTTACAtggatcttttttctttaatcgGCATTATTCAAAACCAAAGGTCTccgacacacacacacacaaaacacaCATATGTTCTCAATGGGGACTGTAAGATTATCCTGGAGGCTCTCTTCTTGGACCATAAATTTCTTAGGAGGCTAGTTTTTTGTGCCAAAATTGTCCAAGAACCCAGCCCAATGGACGACTCAATATCCAAGTCCATAAGGGGTACATAACTCATGAGGCAAGCCCAATACTTTACCCCTATTTGGGGTATGATTTTACACCAAATGAATTTCTTAAGCATGAGATCTTTTTAATTGTTGCgatcaaacaatttcaatttctccaTTGACAATctatttattgatttattttaagaaatcaataaaattttaaagGGCAACGTGTAACCCTTGTACCAACGTGatagccaatgaaaatgcaCAGAGACATTAGATTGGATTCAATTTTCGATTTTCGATCTTACTAGGGGTTGAATGATCTTTTCATGCACAATGGCATCGGTTTGTGTCTAGGTGTAAAAACCACGCGACCAAttaacattctttttctcaattttaaaattgaaattataccaaagagaacctaaattttccttcactcacACTGACGTTATGATTGCACAATGGTTTATCATTAATTGTTCATAAATGGGAGTGGATGAAGATATTCTCTCCTTACCATGGACGCAGAGAAACTAGTTCCTAGCCCCTACGTATCAAATAAGTGGTCATCATAAATTTTGGTGGCACGGAGCTGATGTATAGTCCACACAATGTTCTAAGCATGGTATTataatcatggtttgaggaatcaataTCCAACGATTCATATCGGAATCGATGTAGATCGATATCAATTTCTAGCCCATTTCGTATTGGTGGATTGATACAAGTAAggataaaaatattataaaaaaatttgatttttttttttaaagaaaacgaGGTAAACCTGACTTGTACGGACCGATTCGAATTAGTATTAGGAGAGACaccaataccaattcctaaaGGATCAGATCCCTTTACTGCACGGGCTGCCCCAACTGCCCTGTTGCGCAGACATAGGACCGcatgcaatgactgccttactcTGTCCGAGCACCTTGACCAGGTGGGGGTTAAGCGGTCATTACATGTAGCCCTGTGTCTACACAGCACGGTGCAATTGGGGCAAACTAAAACCCTGATTGTTTCCGTTGATACATATCAATGATCAATAcggttttattttctgttttttataaCCTTGCCCCACAATGGCCACAAGAAGGGTGAGAAACAAACCTgttctttatcccctccagttcgcTACCTGGCCTATATCGGTATAACCCCTGTGCTCCTAACAAGAAGgcataatgaccaccctacccttgcaCGAAAAGTCTGCCTAGATGTAATCCACGGTTTATTAGAGATGTAATCCACGGTTTATTAGAGGCACCGGGAAACTGGACCGGACAGGAAACcgaaggagataattttccgtaaATATAGGGGAGGAAAATTGTATAAAGCATTAAGAGCCTCTGAGAATCAAAGGAGAAAATAGGTAGGGTTTTACAGTCCTTGTACCTGCCTGCTCGTTTATCCACTCTCTCTCATTGTGCATGCGCTCGCTGCGGTACAGAGAACAGCGGCCCTGGCCCCTCTCATTAATAGCCATTATCTCTCATTGAAGACAGTAGTTGCAGAGAAAACGATTACCACAAGtaacagagaaagaaagaaactaaatCCATTAATAATTCCAAACATCTCTAATTGATACCACAAATCTTCTCAAAATCCCAACATTTATTTCATCtgattttccctaaaaaaaaaaaaaaaaaagcaaaggaaaaaaaaattatttcttaaACTTAATTTAAACTGAGATTCTAATTTTAATTTATAGTTTAAGCCatggctgcttcttcttccttcttcttctccttctccgcTGCTTTTGTAGGCCCTTCACTTTCCTCAAGCTCGAACGCAGAAACCGGAAGCGACCGAGAAAGTCCAGCAGGAGTCATGAACGTTATCTTCCCGGAAGAAGGATCATCTATGTAGATTTCAGAAAGAGTGAGCCAAATCAAAAGCTCCTTACTCTTCACTCCGCTCAGCTTCTTAAATTTCCTGGGTTCCACAAACGCAGTGATGTCCGGCGCATAAGAGACCTTCTTGCTCACCTTGCGAAAGACGTGTTCCGTCGATTTCTTCTGCTTCAGCCACACGAATCCGGTTTGT
This window encodes:
- the LOC122653004 gene encoding uncharacterized protein LOC122653004, whose product is MASQLIEKHRENAEIYHGDALCKQKSIELLIEMDLPKGLLPLNDMEEVGYNRQTGFVWLKQKKSTEHVFRKVSKKVSYAPDITAFVEPRKFKKLSGVKSKELLIWLTLSEIYIDDPSSGKITFMTPAGLSRSLPVSAFELEESEGPTKAAEKEKKKEEEAAMA